The Saccopteryx leptura isolate mSacLep1 chromosome 2, mSacLep1_pri_phased_curated, whole genome shotgun sequence genome has a window encoding:
- the SIGMAR1 gene encoding sigma non-opioid intracellular receptor 1: MQWAVGRRWAWAALLLVAAAVLAQVVWLWLGTQSFVFQREEIAQLARQYAGLDHELAFSRFIVELRRLHPGHVLPDEELQWVFVNAGGWMGAMCLLHASLSEYVLLFGTALGSGGHSGRYWAEISDTIISGTFHQWREGTTKSEVFYPGETVIHGPGEATAVEWGPNTWMVEYGRGVIPSTLAFALADTIFSTQDFFTLFYTLRAYARGLRLELTTYLFGQEP, translated from the exons ATGCAGTGGGCCGTGGGCCGGCGGTGGGCGTGGGCTGCGCTACTTCTAGTTGCCGCGGCCGTGCTGGCCCAGGTAGTCTGGCTCTGGCTGGGCACGCAGAGCTTCGTCTTCCAGCGCGAAGAGATCGCTCAGCTGGCGCGGCAGTACGCGG GGCTGGACCACGAGCTGGCCTTCTCTCGGTTCATTGTGGAGCTGCGGCGGCTGCACCCAGGCCACGTGCTGCCTGACGAGGAACTGCAGTGGGTGTTCGTGAACGCGGGTGGCTGGATGGGCGCCATGTGCCTTCTGCATGCCTCACTGTCCGAGTACGTGCTGCTGTTCGGCACTGCGCTCGGCTCTGGCGGCCACTCTG GACGCTATTGGGCTGAGATCTCGGACACCATAATATCTGGCACATTCCACCAGTGGAGAGAAGGCACTACCAAAAGTGAGGTCTTTTACCCAG GGGAGACAGTGATACATGGTCCTGGTGAGGCAACGGCTGTGGAGTGGGGGCCAAACACATGGATGGTGGAGTATGGCCGGGGTGTCATCCCATCTACCTTGGCCTTCGCGCTGGCTGACACAATCTTCAGCACCCAGGATTTCTTCACCCTCTTCTACACTCTTCGCGCCTATGCCCGAGGCCTCCGGCTTGAGCTCACTACCTACCTCTTCGGCCAAGAACCCTGA
- the ARID3C gene encoding AT-rich interactive domain-containing protein 3C isoform X3 — MEALQRQQAARLAQAVVPLAPPHPPPPRASLPGPRIVLASERGLGEAGADNEEDTEEDEEGEEAVAEENRPGTRGPSSPSSQPSGPHPHEWTYEEQFKQLYELDADPKRKEFLDDLFSFMQKRGTPVNRVPIMAKQVLDLYALFRLVTAKGGLVEVINRKVWREVTRGLSLPTTITSAAFTLRTQYMKYLYPYECETRALSSPGELQAAIDSNRREGRRQAYTATPLFGLAGPPPRGTPGPAAGPGSALPAPTPGNRPAQLSASGLPAHACAQLSPSPIKKEESGISTPRPVGLALGSAREKLAPEEPPEKRAVLMGPIDPPRPGAPPSFLTRGKVPLREERLDGPLNLAGSGISSINMALEINGVVYTGILFARRQPVPASQDPTNPVPPNSTGPPSSTSP, encoded by the exons ATGGAAGCCCTGCAGAGGCAGCAGGCAGCTCGACTGGCCCAGGCGGTGGTGCCACTGGCCCCTCCACACCCACCGCCACCACGGGCTTCTCTGCCTGGCCCCCGGATTGTGCTGGCCAGTGAGAGGGGCTTGGGGGAGGCTGGAGCTGATAACGAGGAGGATACTGAAGAGgatgaagagggagaagaagctgTAGCTGAGGAGAATCGTCCAGGAACTCGGGGCCCCAGCTCACCTTCCAGCCAGCCCTCTGGACCTCATCCCCATGAATGGACCTATGAGGAACAGTTCAAGCAG CTGTACGAGCTCGATGCAGACCCCAAGAGGAAGGAATTTCTGGATGACCTGTTTAGCTTCATGCAGAAGAGGG GGACGCCAGTGAACCGCGTGCCCATCATGGCGAAGCAGGTGCTGGATTTGTACGCGCTGTTTCGCCTAGTGACGGCTAAAGGCGGCCTGGTGGAAGTCATCAACCGCAAGGTGTGGCGGGAGGTCACGCGCGGCCTCAGCCTGCCCACCACCATCACGTCGGCCGCCTTCACTCTTCGCACCCA GTACATGAAGTACCTGTACCCATATGAGTGTGAGACGCGGGCGCTCAGCTCCCCAGGGGAGCTCCAAGCCGCCATCGACAGCAACCGGCGCGAGGGCCGTCGTCAGGCTTACACTGCCACCCCGCTCTTCGGCTTGGCAGGGCCACCCCCTCGGGGCACTCCAGGCCCGGCCGCCGGTCCTGGCTCGGCCCTGCCGGCGCCCACTCCTGGCAACCGCCCTGCCCAGCTCTCAGCTTCAGGCCTTCCGGCACACGCCTGCGCGCAGCTGAGCCCGAGCCCCATTAAGAAAG AGGAGAGTGGGATTTCAACCCCTCGACCTGTGGGCCTGGCCTTGGGATCTGCAAGGGAGAAGTTGGCACCAGAGGAGCCTCCAGAGAAGAGGGCTGTGCTGATGGGGCCAATTGACCCACCTCGACCTGGAGCACCCCCCAGTTTCCTGACTCGTGGCAAGGTTCCCCTAAGGG AAGAGCGGCTGGATGGGCCTCTCAATCTGGCAGGCAGTGGTATCAGCAGTATCAACATGGCCCTAGAGATCAACGGGGTGGTCTACACTG GCATCCTCTTTGCCCGCCGCCAGCCTGTGCCAGCTTCCCAGGACCCAACTAACCCTGTACCGCCAAACTCTACAGGGCCCCCTTCCAGTACCTCACCCTGA
- the ARID3C gene encoding AT-rich interactive domain-containing protein 3C isoform X1: protein MEALQRQQAARLAQAVVPLAPPHPPPPRASLPGPRIVLASERGLGEAGADNEEDTEEDEEGEEAVAEENRPGTRGPSSPSSQPSGPHPHEWTYEEQFKQLYELDADPKRKEFLDDLFSFMQKRGTPVNRVPIMAKQVLDLYALFRLVTAKGGLVEVINRKVWREVTRGLSLPTTITSAAFTLRTQYMKYLYPYECETRALSSPGELQAAIDSNRREGRRQAYTATPLFGLAGPPPRGTPGPAAGPGSALPAPTPGNRPAQLSASGLPAHACAQLSPSPIKKEESGISTPRPVGLALGSAREKLAPEEPPEKRAVLMGPIDPPRPGAPPSFLTRGKVPLRGILFARRQPVPASQDPTNPVPPNSTGPPSSTSP, encoded by the exons ATGGAAGCCCTGCAGAGGCAGCAGGCAGCTCGACTGGCCCAGGCGGTGGTGCCACTGGCCCCTCCACACCCACCGCCACCACGGGCTTCTCTGCCTGGCCCCCGGATTGTGCTGGCCAGTGAGAGGGGCTTGGGGGAGGCTGGAGCTGATAACGAGGAGGATACTGAAGAGgatgaagagggagaagaagctgTAGCTGAGGAGAATCGTCCAGGAACTCGGGGCCCCAGCTCACCTTCCAGCCAGCCCTCTGGACCTCATCCCCATGAATGGACCTATGAGGAACAGTTCAAGCAG CTGTACGAGCTCGATGCAGACCCCAAGAGGAAGGAATTTCTGGATGACCTGTTTAGCTTCATGCAGAAGAGGG GGACGCCAGTGAACCGCGTGCCCATCATGGCGAAGCAGGTGCTGGATTTGTACGCGCTGTTTCGCCTAGTGACGGCTAAAGGCGGCCTGGTGGAAGTCATCAACCGCAAGGTGTGGCGGGAGGTCACGCGCGGCCTCAGCCTGCCCACCACCATCACGTCGGCCGCCTTCACTCTTCGCACCCA GTACATGAAGTACCTGTACCCATATGAGTGTGAGACGCGGGCGCTCAGCTCCCCAGGGGAGCTCCAAGCCGCCATCGACAGCAACCGGCGCGAGGGCCGTCGTCAGGCTTACACTGCCACCCCGCTCTTCGGCTTGGCAGGGCCACCCCCTCGGGGCACTCCAGGCCCGGCCGCCGGTCCTGGCTCGGCCCTGCCGGCGCCCACTCCTGGCAACCGCCCTGCCCAGCTCTCAGCTTCAGGCCTTCCGGCACACGCCTGCGCGCAGCTGAGCCCGAGCCCCATTAAGAAAG AGGAGAGTGGGATTTCAACCCCTCGACCTGTGGGCCTGGCCTTGGGATCTGCAAGGGAGAAGTTGGCACCAGAGGAGCCTCCAGAGAAGAGGGCTGTGCTGATGGGGCCAATTGACCCACCTCGACCTGGAGCACCCCCCAGTTTCCTGACTCGTGGCAAGGTTCCCCTAAGGG GCATCCTCTTTGCCCGCCGCCAGCCTGTGCCAGCTTCCCAGGACCCAACTAACCCTGTACCGCCAAACTCTACAGGGCCCCCTTCCAGTACCTCACCCTGA
- the ARID3C gene encoding AT-rich interactive domain-containing protein 3C isoform X2, translated as MEALQRQQAARLAQAVVPLAPPHPPPPRASLPGPRIVLASERGLGEAGADNEEDTEEDEEGEEAVAEENRPGTRGPSSPSSQPSGPHPHEWTYEEQFKQLYELDADPKRKEFLDDLFSFMQKRGTPVNRVPIMAKQVLDLYALFRLVTAKGGLVEVINRKVWREVTRGLSLPTTITSAAFTLRTQYMKYLYPYECETRALSSPGELQAAIDSNRREGRRQAYTATPLFGLAGPPPRGTPGPAAGPGSALPAPTPGNRPAQLSASGLPAHACAQLSPSPIKKEERLDGPLNLAGSGISSINMALEINGVVYTGILFARRQPVPASQDPTNPVPPNSTGPPSSTSP; from the exons ATGGAAGCCCTGCAGAGGCAGCAGGCAGCTCGACTGGCCCAGGCGGTGGTGCCACTGGCCCCTCCACACCCACCGCCACCACGGGCTTCTCTGCCTGGCCCCCGGATTGTGCTGGCCAGTGAGAGGGGCTTGGGGGAGGCTGGAGCTGATAACGAGGAGGATACTGAAGAGgatgaagagggagaagaagctgTAGCTGAGGAGAATCGTCCAGGAACTCGGGGCCCCAGCTCACCTTCCAGCCAGCCCTCTGGACCTCATCCCCATGAATGGACCTATGAGGAACAGTTCAAGCAG CTGTACGAGCTCGATGCAGACCCCAAGAGGAAGGAATTTCTGGATGACCTGTTTAGCTTCATGCAGAAGAGGG GGACGCCAGTGAACCGCGTGCCCATCATGGCGAAGCAGGTGCTGGATTTGTACGCGCTGTTTCGCCTAGTGACGGCTAAAGGCGGCCTGGTGGAAGTCATCAACCGCAAGGTGTGGCGGGAGGTCACGCGCGGCCTCAGCCTGCCCACCACCATCACGTCGGCCGCCTTCACTCTTCGCACCCA GTACATGAAGTACCTGTACCCATATGAGTGTGAGACGCGGGCGCTCAGCTCCCCAGGGGAGCTCCAAGCCGCCATCGACAGCAACCGGCGCGAGGGCCGTCGTCAGGCTTACACTGCCACCCCGCTCTTCGGCTTGGCAGGGCCACCCCCTCGGGGCACTCCAGGCCCGGCCGCCGGTCCTGGCTCGGCCCTGCCGGCGCCCACTCCTGGCAACCGCCCTGCCCAGCTCTCAGCTTCAGGCCTTCCGGCACACGCCTGCGCGCAGCTGAGCCCGAGCCCCATTAAGAAAG AAGAGCGGCTGGATGGGCCTCTCAATCTGGCAGGCAGTGGTATCAGCAGTATCAACATGGCCCTAGAGATCAACGGGGTGGTCTACACTG GCATCCTCTTTGCCCGCCGCCAGCCTGTGCCAGCTTCCCAGGACCCAACTAACCCTGTACCGCCAAACTCTACAGGGCCCCCTTCCAGTACCTCACCCTGA
- the DCTN3 gene encoding dynactin subunit 3 isoform X1, producing the protein MAAVTDVQRLQTRVEELERWVYGPGGSCGSRKVTDGLVKVQVALGNIASKRERVKILYKKIEDLIKYLDPEYIDRIAMPDASKLQFILAEEQFVLSQIALLEQVEALVPMLDSAHIKAVPEHAACLQRLAQIHIQQQDQCVEITEESKALLEEYNKTTMLLSKQFVQWDELLCQLEAAKQVKPAEE; encoded by the exons ATGGCGGCTGTGACTGATGTGCAGCGGCTACAGACCCGTGTGGAGGAGCTGGAGCGCTGGGTGTATGGACCCGGAGGGTCGTGCGGCTCGCGGAAG GTGACTGATGGCCTGGTCAAGGTGCAGGTAGCTTTGGGGAACATTGCcagcaagagggagagggtgaAGATTCTGTACAAAAAGA TTGAAGACCTGATCAAATACCTGGATCCTGAGTACATTGACCGCATTGCCATGCCTGATGCCTCTAAGCTGCAGTTCATCTTAGCAG AAGAGCAGTTTGTCCTCTCCCAGATTGCACTCCTGGAGCAGGTGGAGGCTTTGGTGCCCATGCTGGACAGTGCTCATATCAAAG CCGTTCCTGAGCATGCTGCCTGCCTGCAGCGCCTGGCCCAGATCCACATCCAGCAGCAG GACCAGTGTGTGGAGATCACTGAGGAGTCCAAGGCTCTCTTGGAGGAATACAACAAAACT ACAATGCTTCTCTCCAAGCAGTTTGTGCAGTGGGATGAGCTACTTTGCCAGCTAGAAGCCGCCAAGCAAGTAAAGCCAGCGGAGGAATGA
- the DCTN3 gene encoding dynactin subunit 3 isoform X2, protein MAAVTDVQRLQTRVEELERWVYGPGGSCGSRKVTDGLVKVQVALGNIASKRERVKILYKKIEDLIKYLDPEYIDRIAMPDASKLQFILAEEQFVLSQIALLEQVEALVPMLDSAHIKAVPEHAACLQRLAQIHIQQQVQNICTTLLRLLFSP, encoded by the exons ATGGCGGCTGTGACTGATGTGCAGCGGCTACAGACCCGTGTGGAGGAGCTGGAGCGCTGGGTGTATGGACCCGGAGGGTCGTGCGGCTCGCGGAAG GTGACTGATGGCCTGGTCAAGGTGCAGGTAGCTTTGGGGAACATTGCcagcaagagggagagggtgaAGATTCTGTACAAAAAGA TTGAAGACCTGATCAAATACCTGGATCCTGAGTACATTGACCGCATTGCCATGCCTGATGCCTCTAAGCTGCAGTTCATCTTAGCAG AAGAGCAGTTTGTCCTCTCCCAGATTGCACTCCTGGAGCAGGTGGAGGCTTTGGTGCCCATGCTGGACAGTGCTCATATCAAAG CCGTTCCTGAGCATGCTGCCTGCCTGCAGCGCCTGGCCCAGATCCACATCCAGCAGCAG GTTCAAAATATCTGCACTACCTTACTCAGACTCCTGTTTTCACCTTGA